A window of Mangifera indica cultivar Alphonso chromosome 13, CATAS_Mindica_2.1, whole genome shotgun sequence contains these coding sequences:
- the LOC123194780 gene encoding TORTIFOLIA1-like protein 2: MKTRASSRVNAHQVSFELKHKVILALNKLADRDTYQIGVDELDKMAECLTPDKIAPFVSCILDTDSEQKSLVRKECIRLMGALARFHQVLIGPHLSKMVASIVKRLKDTDSIVRDACVETVGVLASKLSNCGDGGDGVFVALVRPLFEALGEQNKSVQFGAALCLARVIDNIHDAPVSILQRMLTRTIKLLKNPHFMAKPAAIELNRSIILAGGAATKSVLSAAMTSIQDALKNSDWATRKAASVALAEIASSGRSFLGSFKASCISSLESCRFDKVKPVRETVLHALQYWRGLPGPDTPEPSEAGSSIKENFSGGNFSGLTSPSDFGMKDLTCKKVVTDLANRRIPLSARKVCQNYMENSKHSKADDWHIEIAVPKTHNVPLADILNEESEGSCVTKTLERMSTDVTSMQDIENDYVPMDDKQECSSVSNLVTENFETRFVTVSHECLEEGSLMKPMVRNQSFRAEDIGSEERMYSAEMRDRRSLDSTITESCSQTVGGFCSQMKNEMACIQKQLLEIENKQSNLMDLLQVFSTGIMDSLSMLQSKVLGLEHVVDTIAQDLIHGGRHSELASSKFIKHSQRVVSPRLSTFSPRPSLDIRNKHSLIALKNSEIWEENARCKSRSTNSMKEGSEMWTNPTVKDSRNPTGKDIHKSTRLGTQAVGQIRKTNSVFASVSNANGRMNNLESKNSLWQCVKGHLCEGDLDSAYVEALCAGDELILIELLDRTGPVLESLSHKTTNDLLSTLASYFLEQRFINSIIPWLQQVVDLSTIHGPNHLVLSAKVRREFFTAIQETLKMEFSNPAERRSITQLAMKLCQVWGNCC, from the exons ATGAAAACGAGAGCATCTTCTAGAGTCAATGCCCATCAAGTCTCATTTGAACTTAAGCATAAAGTGATTCTTGCTCTCAATAAGCTCGCTGATAGAGATACTTATCAAATAGGGGTTGATGAGCTTGACAAAATGGCTGAATGTTTAACCCCTGATAAGATTGCCCCATTTGTTTCTTGTATACTGGACACTGATTCTGAGCAAAAGAGTTTAGTTCGGAAGGAATGCATTAGACTGATGGGTGCATTAGCTAGGTTTCACCAGGTTCTAATTGGACCTCATCTGAGCAAGATGGTTGCTAGCATAGTTAAGCGACTCAAGGACACAGATTCCATTGTGAGGGATGCTTGTGTGGAAACAGTGGGTGTTTTGGCTTCAAAACTAAGTAATTGTGGTGATGGTGGGGATGGAGTTTTTGTTGCATTAGTGAGGCCACTTTTTGAAGCTTTGGGTGAACAAAATAAATCTGTGCAGTTTGGTGCGGCATTGTGCTTGGCAAGGGTTATTGACAATATCCATGATGCTCCGGTTTCAATTTTGCAGCGCATGCTGACTCGGACCATAAAGTTGCTTAAGAATCCTCACTTTATGGCAAAACCAGCTGCAATTGAGTTAAACAGAAGTATTATTTTG GCTGGCGGTGCTGCTACTAAAAGTGTTCTGTCGGCTGCAATGACTAGTATCCAAGATGCTCTCAAAAACAGTGATTGGGCAACACGCAAAGCAGCTTCTGTAGCATTGGCCGAAATTGCTTCAAGTGGTAGATCATTCTTGGGAAGTTTCAAGGCTTCATGTATTTCTTCGCTTGAATCATGTCGTTTTGACAAG GTGAAACCAGTTAGGGAGACAGTGCTGCATGCCCTTCAGTACTGGAGAGGTCTTCCAGGGCCTGATACACCTGAGCCTTCGGAAGCTGGGTCTTCTATAAAAG AAAATTTCTCTGGAGGTAACTTCAGTGGTCTTACAAGTCCCAGTGACTTTGGAATGAAGGATTTGACATGCAAGAAAGTTGTCACGGACTTGGCTAATAGGAGGATTCCTTTGTCTGCTCGGAAAGTATGCCAAAATTACATGGAGAACTCAAAGCATTCTAAAGCAGATGATTGGCATATTGAAATAGCTGTTCCCAAAACCCATAATGTTCCTTTAGCAGATATTCTCAATGAAGAATCTGAGGGTAGTTGTGTTACAAAGACCTTAGAAAGGATGAGCACTGATGTTACAAGTATGCAAGATATTGAAAATGACTATGTGCCAATGGATGATAAACAAGAGTGTTCTTCTGTCTCAAACCTTGTCACTGAGAACTTTGAGACCAGGTTTGTGACAGTTTCTCATGAATGCCTTGAAGAGGGTAGTTTGATGAAGCCCATGGTCAGAAACCAATCTTTTAGAGCTGAAGACATTGGTAGTGAGGAACGGATGTATTCTGCAGAGATGAGAGATCGTAGAAGTCTTGACTCTACCATCACAGAATCTTGTTCCCAAACTGTAGGAGGATTTTGTTCACAGATGAAAAATGAAATGGCATGTATTCAGAAACAACTTTTGGAGATTgaaaacaaacaatcaaactTAATGGATCTACTACAG GTGTTCTCAACTGGCATAATGGATAGCTTATCAATGCTGCAGTCCAAAGTGTTAGGTTTAGAGCATGTGGTAGACACAATAGCTCAGGATCTTATACATGGTGGGAGGCATTCAGAATTGGCAAGCTCAAAATTTATCAAGCATAGCCAAAGAGTTGTTTCTCCCAGACTCTCTACATTCTCTCCGAGGCCATCTTTAGATATTCGTAATAAACACTCACTGATTGCTTTGAAGAATTCTGAGATTTGGGAGGAAAATGCTCGTTGCAAGAGCAGATCAACTAATTCTATGAAAGAAGGTTCGGAGATGTGGACTAATCCTACAGTAAAGGATAGTCGAAACCCAACAGGGAAGGACATCCACAAAAGCACCAGGCTGGGAACACAGGCTGTGGGTCAAATTCGAAAAACAAATTCTGTCTTTGCATCAGTTTCAAATGCTAATGGCAGAATGAATAATTTAGAAAGCAAAAATAGCTTGTGGCAGTGTGTGAAAGGACATCTCTGCGAAGGGGATCTAGACTCAGCATATGTTGAAGCTCTTTGTGCTGGTGATGAACTTATTTTAATTGAGCTTCTCGATAGAACTGGTCCTGTTCTTGAAAGTTTATCCCACAAGACCACCAATGATCTTCTTAGTACTTTGGCATCCTACTTCTTGGAACAAAGGTTCATTAACTCTATCATCCCATGGTTGCAACAG GTGGTGGACTTGAGCACAATTCATGGACCAAATCACCTTGTTCTCTCTGCAAAAGTAAGGCGAGAATTTTTTACTGCAATTCAGGAGACTCTGAAAATGGAATTTTCTAATCCTGCAGAGAGAAGATCTATCACTCAGCTAGCAATGAAATTGTGCCAAGTATGGG GGAATTGCTGCTGA